A single genomic interval of Campylobacterota bacterium harbors:
- a CDS encoding rhodanese-like domain-containing protein, with protein sequence MNRLLKTLCVAASLSAAAAMAADGYANKNILISAEEAVKLIGNPKVMFVSGDNEDIYKLGHIKGSVEMYAHHLHHSEIDGEMHCAPLYRCVDDAEKYIGSKGISNDMTIIAYDDFKGPNATGVYSFFDSFGHKNVKVLNGGRAAMMAIDPAQKEYDALNKDLKAAKKAEKEAKEALKKEGADKAALEAALKKASEEAKALSAKMAEVEKRLLVVKGDEVVKPKKYKIDPKKIKWSVIAGKEEVKHAMEDILKNGKNSKYVIIDSRGMSEIMGERKMDNVARGGHVPGATFIEWSQISDADKKLSFRSAAELQAVYDKYGITKDKTIYAYCHVGAGRSSEHITALQLLGYKNVKVFTGSWDVWGNDMNLPIKR encoded by the coding sequence ATGAACAGATTGCTAAAAACACTGTGTGTTGCGGCATCACTGTCGGCAGCGGCTGCGATGGCGGCTGATGGATATGCTAACAAAAATATCCTGATTTCTGCCGAAGAAGCGGTCAAGCTGATCGGTAATCCAAAAGTGATGTTCGTATCGGGTGATAACGAAGATATTTATAAACTCGGTCACATTAAAGGTTCGGTTGAGATGTACGCTCACCACCTTCACCACTCAGAAATTGACGGAGAGATGCACTGCGCGCCGTTGTACCGCTGTGTCGACGATGCCGAAAAATACATCGGCAGCAAAGGGATCAGCAACGATATGACGATTATCGCGTACGACGACTTCAAAGGTCCGAATGCCACCGGCGTTTATTCGTTCTTTGACAGCTTCGGCCATAAAAACGTGAAAGTGCTTAACGGCGGACGTGCGGCAATGATGGCGATCGATCCGGCTCAAAAAGAGTACGATGCACTGAACAAAGACCTCAAAGCGGCCAAAAAAGCCGAAAAAGAGGCCAAAGAGGCGCTGAAAAAAGAGGGTGCCGATAAAGCGGCGCTTGAAGCGGCGCTGAAAAAAGCATCCGAAGAGGCCAAAGCGCTGAGCGCGAAAATGGCGGAAGTCGAAAAACGTCTTCTCGTCGTCAAAGGGGATGAAGTCGTCAAACCCAAAAAATACAAAATCGATCCCAAAAAGATCAAATGGAGCGTCATCGCGGGTAAAGAAGAAGTCAAACACGCGATGGAAGACATCCTCAAAAACGGCAAAAATTCCAAATACGTTATCATCGATTCACGCGGGATGAGCGAAATCATGGGTGAGCGCAAAATGGATAACGTCGCCCGCGGCGGACACGTTCCGGGTGCAACGTTCATCGAGTGGAGCCAGATTTCCGATGCCGACAAAAAACTCTCTTTCCGTTCTGCGGCAGAGCTTCAGGCAGTGTACGACAAGTACGGCATTACCAAAGACAAAACGATCTATGCGTATTGTCACGTAGGTGCCGGACGCAGCTCCGAGCACATTACGGCGCTTCAGCTCCTCGGCTATAAAAACGTCAAAGTCTTCACCGGAAGCTGGGACGTTTGGGGCAACGACATGAACCTTCCGATTAAACGATAA
- a CDS encoding Mrp/NBP35 family ATP-binding protein codes for MNTKELESALHALPYPGLSRTLGELKLISQVKVTDDRANIELLTVSDDSYLTVKAAIEAAFGDRFQTLDITKKSTAQKDIHYGNSATPNNRAPYAANVIAVTSGKGGVGKSTVCVNLAIALAQKGFKVGILDADVYGPNVPRLTNTDLEKIRWNDDNKIVPSENYGLKIMSVALTTPTSDTPLVWRSSVAVSALIQFLEDVAWGELDFLVIDMPPGTGDIQLTMAQELPITAGVIVTTPQLVASDDVSRAIRMFQDIHVPIGGLVENMSYFIAPDTGTRYDIFGTGGGERLSQRYNVPLLGQIPLNMEIREGSDNGEPPVALGNDTLKGHYREIVENMLKAVKFRV; via the coding sequence ATGAACACTAAAGAACTCGAATCAGCACTCCACGCCCTCCCCTATCCCGGTCTTTCGCGCACCCTCGGAGAGCTCAAACTGATCTCGCAAGTAAAAGTCACGGACGACCGCGCAAACATCGAGCTTTTAACGGTAAGCGACGATTCCTACCTCACCGTCAAAGCGGCGATCGAGGCGGCGTTCGGCGATCGTTTCCAAACGCTTGACATCACCAAAAAAAGTACTGCGCAAAAAGACATCCACTACGGCAACAGCGCCACGCCCAACAACCGTGCCCCCTATGCGGCCAACGTCATCGCGGTTACCAGCGGCAAGGGAGGAGTCGGAAAAAGCACCGTCTGCGTCAACCTCGCCATCGCGCTTGCCCAGAAAGGGTTTAAAGTAGGTATTCTCGATGCCGACGTGTACGGCCCCAACGTTCCCCGCCTGACCAACACCGATCTGGAAAAAATCCGCTGGAACGACGACAATAAAATCGTCCCGAGCGAAAATTACGGCCTTAAAATCATGAGCGTCGCCCTCACAACCCCTACCTCGGACACTCCGCTGGTCTGGCGTTCGTCCGTTGCCGTCTCGGCACTCATCCAGTTTCTCGAAGACGTCGCATGGGGAGAACTTGATTTCCTCGTCATCGATATGCCTCCCGGAACAGGAGACATCCAGCTGACCATGGCCCAGGAGCTTCCGATTACGGCCGGTGTTATCGTCACGACGCCTCAGCTCGTCGCCAGCGACGACGTCAGCCGCGCCATACGGATGTTCCAGGACATCCACGTCCCCATCGGCGGGCTGGTCGAGAACATGAGCTATTTCATCGCCCCCGATACGGGGACACGCTATGACATCTTCGGTACGGGCGGCGGCGAGCGTCTGTCACAGCGTTACAACGTCCCTTTGCTCGGACAGATTCCGCTCAATATGGAGATTCGCGAAGGATCGGATAACGGGGAACCGCCCGTCGCCTTGGGAAACGATACGTTAAAAGGGCATTATCGGGAGATAGTGGAAAACATGCTAAAAGCGGTGAAGTTTAGAGTGTGA
- a CDS encoding ethylbenzene dehydrogenase-related protein produces the protein MKKLLTSILALGVCASAALAAEPLITAAKVANVNDATVWEKAKFETVTLYPQTAIEFNDKKANELTAKAKAKKAQVAAVHDGKNIALMVKWADKTKDVQGIKCSDTYSDGFAVQFAAATKKPQPLPYIGMGSEGRPVIVHLQKATAKVYEPNGNKDVGMQINRQQTGVFGKELADFDAKVAALANTDFERVFVAEGFRSLTEIKDKSVQSSAAMTYVPGGWNGSLVRPLKDQYVNLNGTVPVSIAVWDGTNMGRNGLKNLSSWVAINLEGQKPNAAMVAELTTDAKGDAAKGKEAAMTNGCNGCHQLEATDAKSFMGPALHNAGGYSTAAYLRESILKPSAVVVPGYNRNAHANTPWYNIEKGKRVSTMTDFSFLDKETVDNIVAYLKTLKAEAE, from the coding sequence ATGAAAAAGCTTCTTACATCTATCCTCGCATTGGGTGTGTGCGCCTCTGCGGCGCTTGCCGCCGAGCCGCTGATCACTGCGGCCAAGGTTGCGAACGTAAACGACGCGACCGTATGGGAAAAAGCGAAATTTGAAACGGTCACCCTCTACCCACAGACGGCGATCGAGTTTAACGACAAAAAAGCCAACGAACTGACGGCCAAAGCGAAAGCGAAAAAAGCCCAGGTTGCCGCGGTTCATGACGGTAAAAATATCGCGTTGATGGTCAAATGGGCCGACAAAACGAAAGATGTGCAGGGGATCAAATGCAGCGACACCTACAGTGACGGGTTCGCGGTACAGTTTGCTGCCGCCACGAAAAAACCCCAGCCGCTTCCTTACATCGGGATGGGTTCAGAAGGGCGTCCGGTTATCGTGCACCTCCAAAAAGCGACCGCTAAAGTCTATGAGCCCAACGGGAACAAAGACGTAGGGATGCAAATCAACCGTCAGCAAACGGGTGTATTCGGCAAAGAGCTTGCCGACTTCGACGCCAAAGTGGCTGCGCTGGCCAACACCGATTTCGAGCGCGTTTTCGTTGCCGAAGGGTTCCGTTCTCTGACCGAAATCAAAGACAAATCGGTTCAGTCGAGTGCGGCGATGACGTACGTACCGGGCGGATGGAACGGATCTTTGGTCCGTCCTTTGAAAGACCAGTATGTCAATCTGAACGGCACAGTTCCCGTATCAATTGCCGTCTGGGACGGTACGAACATGGGGCGTAACGGTCTGAAAAACCTCAGTTCATGGGTTGCGATCAACCTCGAAGGGCAAAAACCCAACGCGGCGATGGTAGCGGAACTGACCACCGACGCCAAAGGGGATGCGGCCAAAGGTAAAGAAGCGGCGATGACGAACGGTTGTAACGGATGTCACCAGCTTGAAGCGACCGATGCGAAATCGTTCATGGGGCCTGCGCTGCACAATGCCGGCGGGTATTCGACGGCAGCGTATCTGCGCGAGTCAATCTTAAAACCGTCTGCGGTTGTCGTACCAGGTTACAATCGTAATGCACACGCCAACACACCTTGGTACAATATTGAAAAAGGGAAACGCGTTTCAACGATGACCGACTTCAGTTTCTTGGATAAAGAGACCGTTGACAATATCGTCGCGTATCTCAAAACTCTCAAAGCGGAGGCAGAATAA
- a CDS encoding 4Fe-4S dicluster domain-containing protein, translating to MSKRQLAMVMDLNKCIGCQTCTVACKTQWTNRNGREYMYWNNVETYPGTGYPKNWMELGGGFDAAGDLQPGVIPNLEADYGVPWDYNYESLMGGQADSHTFHPHVSPTWGPNWDEDEGAGMFPQDNYFFYLPRICNHCTNPGCLSACPRDAIFKREEDGVVLVDLDRCQGYRYCIAGCPYKKIYFNPKISKSEKCILCFPRVEQGLPPACAQQCVGRIRFVGFLDDEESQVYKLVHKYKVALGLRSDYGTQPNVYYIPPTESPAKFDAEGKIIEGSTRLPIEELEKLFGPEVHGAIKTLKAEMQKRKETGVSELMDLLIAYQHSDMFRLDNNYYQQVAKENKRNPLAPVDTRYIAGKFTTKGHTQTLFGGHTAGGHH from the coding sequence ATGTCTAAAAGACAATTAGCAATGGTAATGGACCTGAACAAATGTATCGGGTGCCAGACATGTACCGTAGCATGTAAAACGCAATGGACGAACCGTAACGGTCGTGAATATATGTATTGGAATAACGTCGAAACCTATCCGGGTACGGGTTATCCCAAAAACTGGATGGAGCTGGGCGGCGGATTCGACGCGGCCGGCGACCTCCAGCCGGGTGTCATCCCCAACCTCGAAGCCGATTACGGGGTACCCTGGGATTACAACTACGAATCGTTGATGGGCGGCCAGGCCGACAGCCATACGTTCCACCCGCACGTTTCTCCGACATGGGGACCGAACTGGGATGAGGACGAAGGTGCCGGGATGTTCCCGCAGGACAACTATTTCTTCTACCTGCCCCGTATCTGTAACCACTGTACGAATCCGGGCTGTTTGAGCGCATGTCCGCGTGACGCGATCTTCAAACGTGAAGAAGACGGTGTTGTTCTCGTCGACCTCGACCGCTGTCAGGGTTACCGCTACTGTATCGCGGGATGTCCTTACAAAAAGATCTATTTCAACCCGAAAATCTCTAAATCTGAGAAATGTATTCTCTGTTTCCCACGTGTCGAGCAGGGTCTGCCGCCGGCGTGTGCGCAGCAGTGTGTCGGACGTATCCGTTTCGTCGGATTCCTGGATGATGAAGAGTCTCAGGTTTACAAACTGGTCCACAAGTACAAAGTAGCGCTCGGACTGCGCAGTGATTACGGTACACAGCCGAACGTCTACTACATCCCTCCGACCGAATCTCCGGCGAAATTCGATGCGGAAGGTAAAATCATCGAAGGTTCTACGCGTCTTCCGATCGAAGAACTTGAAAAACTGTTCGGACCGGAAGTACACGGCGCGATCAAAACGTTGAAGGCAGAGATGCAAAAACGCAAAGAGACGGGTGTAAGCGAACTGATGGATCTGTTGATCGCGTATCAGCATTCGGATATGTTCCGCCTCGACAACAACTACTACCAGCAGGTTGCCAAAGAGAACAAACGCAATCCTCTGGCACCGGTAGATACCCGCTACATCGCAGGTAAATTTACAACCAAAGGGCACACGCAGACTCTGTTCGGCGGTCACACTGCAGGAGGACACCACTAA
- a CDS encoding molecular chaperone TorD family protein: MNNEYRLYIYAFLSRVMSDIPDRRFIHDLKNNDPLLEIIGEETKEWVQSNDGETLYEAMNIDYTSMFILNTQPVESFVLDAKNETLVGLQNPVMAFYFTHGFEVNMDQTQIMAPDHLSIEFAFMQTLVYRDEKAPQLEFLEQHLFPWVVPYMMGMKNMADTPFYRDICDFVVEFLSADYEYLSGGGANG; the protein is encoded by the coding sequence ATGAACAACGAATACCGCCTTTACATTTATGCTTTTTTATCGCGCGTGATGAGCGATATTCCCGACCGTCGTTTTATCCATGATCTCAAAAACAACGACCCGCTTTTGGAGATTATCGGTGAAGAGACAAAAGAATGGGTGCAGTCGAATGACGGGGAAACGCTTTATGAGGCGATGAACATCGACTATACCTCGATGTTCATCCTCAATACCCAGCCCGTCGAATCGTTTGTCCTGGATGCGAAAAACGAGACCCTTGTAGGGCTTCAGAACCCCGTTATGGCGTTTTATTTTACCCACGGGTTCGAGGTAAACATGGACCAGACGCAGATCATGGCCCCCGATCACCTCTCGATTGAATTCGCTTTTATGCAGACGCTGGTTTACCGCGATGAGAAAGCGCCCCAGCTCGAGTTCCTCGAGCAGCACCTTTTCCCGTGGGTCGTCCCGTACATGATGGGGATGAAGAATATGGCCGACACCCCGTTTTACCGCGACATCTGCGACTTTGTCGTTGAGTTTTTAAGTGCCGATTACGAGTACCTTAGCGGAGGCGGAGCGAATGGCTAA
- a CDS encoding outer membrane protein transport protein, which yields MKRSIKLAVAAAVALSATSAFATNGDHLIGTGAKARGMGGVGIGMSHGAESALTNPALISTVKGTEVSFGGTIFMPDVESTTGEGFKKSNADLSVIPEVSLAQKVSENFTWGIGMFGTAGMGVDYRSQTGGTYNNYKMVTNLQLMQFAVPLAYSDSGVSVGIAPVLQYGSLDINYRTPAGVDSTTQGVAQDFGAGYNIGLAYETNGLTVGVSYKSAIDMVYDGQLSKATVQFGMNGGAGHADNLEQPAEIGAGLSYTTAGHTFAFDYKRIKWSDAKGYKTFGWDDQNVYMFGYQYAQDNWALRAGYNYAKSPIKEQFGTDAAAKNMFNLLGFPGIVEKHYTVGGSYAFTKMTSLDLAYVYADEKQDTFATTGMTADNKTSTKHSQQGISAQLNFNF from the coding sequence ATGAAACGTTCAATCAAACTTGCCGTAGCTGCTGCTGTGGCGCTTAGTGCTACATCCGCATTCGCGACAAATGGTGACCACCTGATCGGTACCGGTGCTAAAGCACGCGGTATGGGGGGTGTCGGTATCGGTATGAGTCACGGTGCTGAATCGGCTCTGACCAACCCTGCATTGATTTCGACAGTTAAAGGAACAGAAGTATCGTTCGGCGGTACGATTTTTATGCCGGATGTTGAATCGACAACAGGTGAAGGGTTCAAAAAAAGCAATGCTGACCTGAGTGTGATCCCTGAAGTATCTCTTGCCCAGAAAGTTTCGGAAAACTTTACTTGGGGTATCGGTATGTTCGGTACAGCCGGAATGGGTGTTGATTATCGTTCACAGACTGGCGGTACATACAACAACTATAAAATGGTTACGAATCTCCAGCTGATGCAGTTTGCGGTTCCATTGGCGTATTCTGACAGCGGTGTATCGGTCGGTATCGCTCCGGTTCTCCAATACGGTTCATTGGATATCAACTATCGTACACCTGCAGGCGTTGACAGTACTACCCAGGGTGTCGCTCAGGATTTCGGTGCCGGTTACAACATCGGTTTGGCGTATGAAACAAACGGCTTGACGGTGGGTGTTTCGTACAAATCGGCAATCGATATGGTTTACGACGGACAGCTTTCCAAAGCAACGGTACAATTCGGTATGAACGGCGGTGCAGGGCATGCCGACAACCTTGAGCAGCCTGCTGAAATCGGTGCGGGTCTTTCGTATACGACGGCTGGGCATACGTTTGCCTTCGATTACAAAAGAATTAAATGGTCCGATGCAAAAGGGTATAAAACATTCGGCTGGGACGATCAGAATGTTTATATGTTCGGTTACCAGTATGCGCAAGACAACTGGGCTCTCCGTGCCGGTTACAACTACGCGAAAAGCCCGATTAAAGAACAGTTCGGCACCGATGCTGCCGCTAAAAACATGTTCAACCTCCTCGGGTTCCCCGGTATTGTTGAAAAACACTATACTGTAGGTGGAAGCTACGCATTCACAAAAATGACATCACTCGATCTGGCGTATGTCTATGCGGATGAAAAACAAGATACGTTTGCAACGACAGGTATGACCGCTGACAACAAAACATCGACAAAACACAGTCAGCAGGGCATCAGCGCTCAGCTCAACTTCAACTTCTAA
- a CDS encoding molybdopterin-dependent oxidoreductase, whose amino-acid sequence MTKVMNNNRRDFLKVSGMTAALVASQGSLFAKTNVVSVENGKNNYPNTSYTEEMYRNEFSFVYGKKEEHGFAYHCVNCQGNCAWEVWSNNGVVTRENQSARYPVINAKIPDFNPRGCNKGVQHSQVMYQKDRILYPMKRVGERGEGKWKRISWDEAAEEVCQQIFNCLTDPERGPDKLMVHAGTGLLTEGRRGAPLRFSTQLGAIRIYPSSYLGDMFSGAAIAYGEGNLGCTWDFMYTVDTAVMWGGNPSVSRIPDAHFVWEGKYNGAKIITITPEFNATAKSSDLWIPIKAGSDNILAMSVINVILNEKLYKPEFMKSFTDLPFLVDVETQKFLRRSDMEHASNDEDHHKYMEEFYCWNTAKNGIALMPGTEGSAIKSLRLDEQGIVPALEGTWTIKDMHGHTRKVTTVFEMLKKSAAKFAPEATKEITGVHPDTVRQLARDIAIPKVVEITTGFSLNKYFNGVMTIWNIASICGLTGRMGPYGGINTENEFTLSGLGALSGFSGKYNPRFGSGFVGEFVFGDGLETFDKYFSDEDVKRAQNGMSKKEYMAVLSELLKDGENDKKNQASKHGNVVKPWWQPDCALIVADSKFRRNKGSDYRKAFLNKTKFYAYVDYRMSEAAQFADILLPAKSHYEVYDLRTSPGYHRFTNLAQPVANIKNIGEAMDEWSMFTFLAKKLEELANRPENVSKAKVKDHPKFAKPGFHDLTIFHKEFTNTDAESEGAGEVYLGTDKMAVQAALEKCEQYEPWTMEKMYKVGGFLLINEKAAKSSPLYSDRPFNSNEDHLYKFERLETVSGRQTFYVDHELFIKMGAATNTGMEGIRPQSKDYPYVFMTPHARWSIHSNYKTSRTLLRLQRGVPAIQVNRVVAKAKGIEDGDTIRIYNALGEFYAMAKLSSSAPADGLVLEHGWEPYMYLKNKGHNEVVPTALNLLEMADGWGHLKFGGLWDGNQYAYDGAVNFEKAKDVQY is encoded by the coding sequence ATGACAAAAGTAATGAATAATAACCGCCGCGACTTCCTGAAAGTATCGGGAATGACGGCTGCGTTGGTGGCTTCTCAGGGTTCACTTTTTGCAAAAACGAACGTTGTTTCGGTAGAAAACGGCAAAAACAACTATCCGAACACCAGCTACACCGAAGAGATGTACCGCAACGAATTTTCGTTCGTATACGGTAAAAAAGAAGAGCACGGTTTCGCATACCACTGCGTCAACTGTCAGGGTAACTGTGCGTGGGAAGTATGGTCGAACAACGGTGTCGTCACCCGTGAAAACCAGTCAGCGCGCTATCCGGTCATCAATGCCAAAATCCCCGACTTCAACCCACGCGGATGTAACAAAGGGGTTCAGCACTCACAGGTAATGTATCAGAAAGACCGTATCCTCTACCCGATGAAACGGGTCGGCGAACGCGGCGAAGGCAAATGGAAACGGATCAGCTGGGATGAGGCGGCCGAAGAGGTGTGCCAGCAGATTTTCAACTGTCTGACCGATCCGGAACGCGGACCGGACAAGCTGATGGTTCACGCCGGTACGGGTCTTCTGACCGAAGGGCGCCGCGGTGCTCCACTTCGCTTTTCGACGCAGCTGGGTGCGATCCGTATTTACCCGTCTTCTTACCTCGGGGATATGTTCTCGGGTGCGGCGATCGCGTACGGCGAAGGTAACCTCGGTTGTACATGGGACTTCATGTACACCGTAGATACCGCCGTAATGTGGGGCGGTAACCCGTCCGTTTCACGTATTCCGGATGCCCACTTCGTATGGGAAGGAAAATACAACGGAGCGAAAATCATCACGATTACTCCGGAGTTCAACGCGACGGCAAAATCATCCGACCTGTGGATCCCGATCAAAGCCGGATCCGACAACATCCTCGCGATGAGCGTCATCAACGTCATCCTGAACGAAAAACTCTACAAACCCGAGTTTATGAAGTCGTTTACCGACCTTCCGTTCCTTGTCGACGTCGAAACGCAAAAATTCCTCCGCCGCTCCGACATGGAACACGCTTCGAACGATGAAGACCATCACAAATACATGGAAGAGTTCTACTGCTGGAACACGGCGAAAAACGGTATCGCCCTGATGCCGGGTACCGAAGGCTCTGCCATCAAATCGCTCCGCCTGGACGAGCAGGGTATCGTGCCTGCGCTCGAGGGAACATGGACGATCAAAGACATGCACGGACACACGCGCAAAGTGACGACGGTTTTCGAAATGTTGAAAAAATCGGCGGCAAAATTCGCTCCGGAAGCCACCAAAGAGATCACCGGGGTTCACCCGGATACCGTTCGCCAGCTGGCACGCGACATCGCGATCCCCAAAGTGGTCGAGATTACGACCGGATTCTCGTTGAACAAATACTTCAACGGCGTAATGACGATCTGGAACATCGCGTCGATCTGCGGTCTGACCGGACGGATGGGGCCTTATGGCGGTATCAATACCGAGAATGAGTTTACCCTGTCGGGCCTTGGAGCGCTTTCGGGCTTCAGCGGGAAATACAACCCGCGTTTCGGTTCGGGCTTCGTCGGCGAATTCGTATTCGGTGACGGACTTGAAACGTTCGACAAATACTTCAGTGACGAAGACGTCAAACGTGCCCAAAACGGCATGAGCAAAAAAGAGTACATGGCCGTATTGTCTGAATTGCTCAAAGACGGTGAAAACGACAAGAAAAACCAGGCTTCCAAACACGGCAACGTGGTGAAGCCTTGGTGGCAGCCTGACTGTGCACTGATCGTGGCCGACTCGAAATTCCGCCGTAACAAAGGCAGCGACTACCGTAAAGCGTTCCTGAACAAAACGAAGTTCTACGCTTACGTCGATTATCGCATGTCCGAAGCGGCGCAGTTCGCGGATATTCTGCTTCCGGCGAAATCGCACTATGAGGTGTATGACCTCCGTACGTCTCCGGGTTACCACCGTTTCACCAACCTGGCCCAGCCGGTTGCGAACATCAAAAACATCGGTGAAGCGATGGATGAGTGGTCAATGTTTACGTTCCTCGCGAAAAAACTCGAAGAACTGGCTAACCGCCCTGAAAACGTCTCTAAAGCGAAAGTCAAAGACCATCCGAAGTTTGCGAAACCCGGTTTCCACGATCTGACGATTTTCCACAAAGAGTTCACCAACACGGACGCCGAGTCCGAAGGTGCGGGTGAAGTCTATCTCGGAACCGACAAAATGGCGGTTCAGGCGGCACTGGAAAAATGTGAACAGTACGAGCCGTGGACAATGGAGAAAATGTACAAAGTGGGCGGATTCTTGCTGATCAACGAAAAAGCGGCAAAATCTTCACCGTTGTACTCTGACCGTCCGTTCAACTCGAATGAGGACCACCTCTACAAATTCGAGCGCCTCGAGACGGTTTCGGGACGTCAGACGTTCTACGTCGACCATGAGCTGTTCATCAAAATGGGTGCGGCGACCAACACCGGTATGGAAGGGATCCGTCCTCAGTCCAAAGACTATCCGTACGTGTTCATGACGCCGCACGCGCGCTGGTCGATCCACTCGAACTATAAAACTTCCCGTACGCTTCTGCGCCTCCAGCGCGGTGTTCCTGCGATCCAGGTCAACCGTGTCGTCGCAAAAGCCAAAGGAATTGAAGACGGCGATACCATCCGCATCTACAACGCCCTGGGCGAATTCTATGCGATGGCGAAACTCTCTTCTTCCGCACCGGCGGACGGATTGGTTCTTGAACACGGATGGGAACCGTACATGTATCTGAAAAACAAAGGGCACAACGAGGTCGTTCCGACGGCGTTGAACCTGCTCGAAATGGCTGACGGTTGGGGGCACCTGAAATTCGGTGGTCTCTGGGACGGTAACCAGTACGCATACGACGGGGCCGTGAACTTCGAAAAAGCTAAAGACGTACAGTATTAA